A genomic stretch from Onychostoma macrolepis isolate SWU-2019 chromosome 02, ASM1243209v1, whole genome shotgun sequence includes:
- the si:ch211-106k21.5 gene encoding leucine-rich repeat-containing protein 26, whose protein sequence is MTREGLVFLCWFWILQMLHATDGSAKECECPSASILSHFPSQVPNDTCCLNYSGSTFNQVPWAAFLSQTHLQVLDLSNCNISHIDHSDAVSSLRELYLGQNRLTSLPDDFLAKAYSLEVLDLGLNHLKNLPEQFLQSSDKLRALILGWNQLSALPHSVLKPSLERLELIGNPWACTCSLLEGLQGGPHINSSSLEDLVGNLTCAAPQNLAGRTVWSLQTSDVCHLANLTALFILLPLFLLLSLVLCWCCGRKKRRKDSSSFSPTRKRSNNSHCNGRWPHAKLPTGESVVSVDGGKEVILKNQLMLQPSSNLLGSTRDIYEEVEIKLGSVDSLAPPPSTCSTEGTAGKQDLDTVSVSEVMKDSANREKAYLTQSTEYYSLVPGIEIEDSDHGEYESVDLS, encoded by the exons ATGACACGTGAAG GACTCGTCTTTTTATGCTGGTTTTGGATTCTCCAAATGCTGCATGCGACTGATGGAAGCGCAAAGGAATGCGAGTGTCCATCTGCCAGCATTTTGTCTCACTTTCCATCTCAGGTACCCAATGACACTTGCTGCTTGAACTACTCAGGATCCACATTCAATCAGGTTCCCTGGGCGGCTTTTTTGTCGCAAACACACCTGCAGGTTTTGGACCTGAGTAACTGTAACATCAGTCACATTGATCACAGTGATGCTGTCAGTTCATTGAGGGAGCTGTATCTTGGCCAGAACAGACTGACATCTCTGCCAGATGACTTCCTTGCTAAAGCCTATAGTTTGGAAGTGCTTGATCTGGGATTGAATCATCTAAAGAATCTGCCCGAGCAGTTTCTGCAGAGCTCGGACAAACTGCGAGCGTTGATCCTAGGATGGAACCAGCTGAGCGCTCTGCCTCATTCAGTGCTTAAGCCTTCGCTAGAGCGTCTGGAGCTCATCGGAAACCCCTGGGCTTGCACATGCTCGCTGTTGGAGGGCCTTCAAGGCGGTCCACACATCAACTCCAGCAGCCTTGAGGACCTTGTAGGTAATCTGACCTGTGCTGCTCCTCAGAATCTCGCAGGACGGACTGTTTGGTCCTTGCAGACAAGTGACGTGTGCCATTTGGCCAACCTGACCGCTCTCTTCATCCTGCTTCCCCTGTTCCTCCTCCTCAGTTTGGTGCTCTGCTGGTGCTGtgggaggaagaagaggaggaaagACAGCTCATCGTTCAGCCCAACTCGCAAAAGATCCAACAACTCCCATTGCAACGGACGGTGGCCACATGCCAAGCTGCCAACCGGGGAGTCAGTAGTGTCTGTAGACGGTGGAAAGGAGGTCATACTGAAGAACCAGCTGATGCTTCAGCCCTCATCCAACTTGTTGGGCAGCACTCGGGATATTTATGAGGAGGTGGAGATCAAACTGGGCTCTGTGGACTCTCTGGCCCCTCCGCCGTCCACTTGCTCCACAGAAGGGACTGCGGGAAAGCAGGACCTGGACACGGTGAGTGTGAGTGAAGTGATGAAGGACTCAGCCAATCGGGAGAAAGCGTACCTGACCCAGTCTACTGAATACTACAGCCTGGTTCCCGGGATTGAAATCGAGGACTCCGATCATGGAGAGTATGAGAGTGTGGACCTCTCGTGA